Proteins co-encoded in one Papaver somniferum cultivar HN1 chromosome 5, ASM357369v1, whole genome shotgun sequence genomic window:
- the LOC113277794 gene encoding palmitoyl-acyl carrier protein thioesterase, chloroplastic-like, producing the protein MLAASTIAASSASSHASCLLSTTTFLTKISGGSDNVIFLGMKPNTKPCSRGLRVKVKVQAPEKNMNGYVYRQNFTVKSYEIGANRMATMGALLNHLQDTTVDHIKDAGLLDDGFGSTPEMTRRNLIWVVAKMHVLVDRYPSWGDVVQIESWFGGASVKNGIANHWLLRDANTGETLAQANSVWIMMNKETRKVSKFPEEVRGEMAPITMDYCISEDIKLSKLRDSTADFVQTGLTARWSDLDLNNHVNFAKYIGWILENAPMLILKNHELFDLAMEFRRECGEGDELKSLTTVIVETDGNAECQHMLQLENGIEVMRGRTKWRLK; encoded by the exons ATGCTTGCCGCTAGTACCATTGCGGCCTCATCAGCATCCTCTCATGCGAGTTGTCTATTATCGACAACAACATTCTTGACAAAGATTAGTGGAGGATCGGACAATGTGATTTTCCTTGGCATGAAACCGAATACAAAACCGTGTTCTAGAGGGTTGAGGGTTAAAGTGAAGGTTCAAGCACCTGAAAAGAATATGAATGGCTATGTTTATCGGCAAAACTTCACAGTTAAATCGTATGAGATTGGCGCTAATCGGATGGCAACTATGGGAGCATTGTTAAATCATTTACAG GATACAACTGTTGACCATATTAAGGATGCTGGGCTGCTGGATGATGGATTTGGTTCGACTCCAGAGATGACCAGAAGAAATCTAATATGGGTTGTTGCTAAAATGCATGTTCTCGTGGATCGATATCCTTCTTG GGGTGATGTAGTTCAAATAGAAAGTTGGTTTGGTGGTGCATCTGTAAAGAATGGTATCGCAAACCACTGGCTTCTTCGTGATGCAAATACTGGTGAAACTCTAGCTCAAGCTAACAG TGTGTGGATTATGATGAATAAAGAAACAAGAAAAGTGTCTAAATTTCCAGAGGAAGTTAGAGGTGAAATGGCGCCTATTACTATGGATTATTGCATCTCCGAGGACATTAAACTCTCAAAGCTTCGCGACAGCACAGCTGATTTTGTCCAGACTGGATTAACT GCACGGTGGAGTGACTTAGATTTAAACAACCACGTCAATTTCGCCAAATACATTGGATGGATTCTTGAG AATGCTCCTATGCTAATCTTGAAAAATCACGAGCTTTTCGATCTCGCTATGGAGTTTAGGAGGGAATGTGGAGAAGGTGACGAGCTTAAGTCTTTGACAACAGTTATTGTTGAAACTGATGGTAACGCTGAATGTCAACACATGCTTCAACTTGAGAATGGCATTGAGGTTATGAGGGGAAGAACCAAATGGAGGCTGAAGTGA